One Burkholderia sp. 9120 DNA window includes the following coding sequences:
- the adk gene encoding adenylate kinase gives MRLILLGAPGAGKGTQATFIKEKFGIPQISTGDMLRAAVKAGTPLGMEAKRFMDAGELVTDELIINLVKERLLQADCANGYLFDGFPRTIPQAEAMKQAGVAIDYVLEIDVPFDEIIVRMSGRRSHAASGRTYHVKFNPPKVEGVDDVTGEPLIQRDDDKEETVKKRLEVYEAQTKPLIEYYTTWANNGDASTSLKAPQYRRISGLGSVDEIRGRAFEALK, from the coding sequence ATGCGTTTGATCCTTTTGGGTGCGCCCGGTGCGGGTAAGGGCACTCAGGCAACCTTCATCAAGGAAAAATTCGGCATTCCGCAGATTTCCACCGGCGACATGTTGCGCGCGGCCGTCAAGGCCGGCACGCCGCTCGGCATGGAAGCCAAGCGTTTCATGGACGCGGGCGAGCTGGTCACAGACGAGCTGATCATCAATCTGGTGAAGGAACGTCTGCTGCAGGCCGACTGCGCGAACGGTTATCTGTTCGACGGTTTTCCGCGCACCATTCCGCAAGCCGAAGCCATGAAGCAGGCCGGCGTCGCGATCGACTACGTGCTCGAGATCGACGTGCCGTTCGACGAGATCATCGTGCGCATGAGCGGCCGTCGCTCGCACGCCGCGTCGGGTCGTACGTACCACGTCAAGTTCAATCCGCCCAAGGTCGAAGGCGTGGACGACGTGACCGGCGAACCGCTGATCCAGCGCGACGACGACAAGGAAGAAACGGTCAAGAAGCGCCTGGAAGTGTATGAAGCGCAAACCAAGCCGCTGATCGAGTACTACACCACGTGGGCCAATAACGGCGACGCGTCGACTTCACTGAAGGCCCCGCAATATCGCCGCATTTCGGGCCTCGGTAGCGTCGACGAAATTCGTGGCCGCGCATTCGAAGCGCTGAAGTAA
- a CDS encoding glycine zipper family protein — MISSTKSIGIAIPVAVMALALGGCAVMPPSGPSVVAMPRSGEPLGQFQQDDYACRDYANRSTDPNGTASQAATTNSVNSAALGTLGGAAVGALIGAAAGNAGAGAAIGAGSGLLLGGANGANGAQYSAAGLQARYDASYAQCMTSKGNTISQPQPAYQPVYVQPQPYYYAPPPRYYAPPPVMYSPYPYY, encoded by the coding sequence ATGATCTCCAGCACTAAATCGATTGGCATCGCGATACCGGTCGCCGTCATGGCGCTTGCGCTCGGCGGATGCGCGGTGATGCCGCCGAGCGGCCCGAGCGTGGTCGCGATGCCGCGCAGCGGTGAGCCGCTCGGCCAGTTCCAGCAGGACGACTACGCCTGCCGCGACTATGCGAACCGGTCCACCGATCCCAATGGCACGGCCTCCCAGGCCGCCACGACGAATAGCGTGAACAGTGCGGCGCTCGGCACGCTCGGCGGCGCCGCGGTCGGCGCGCTGATCGGTGCGGCTGCCGGCAATGCGGGCGCGGGTGCGGCGATCGGCGCGGGCAGCGGCTTGCTGCTCGGCGGCGCGAATGGCGCGAACGGCGCGCAGTATTCCGCAGCGGGTTTGCAAGCACGCTACGACGCTTCCTACGCCCAGTGCATGACGTCGAAGGGCAATACGATTTCGCAGCCGCAGCCCGCTTATCAGCCCGTGTACGTGCAGCCGCAGCCGTACTATTACGCGCCGCCGCCGCGCTACTACGCTCCTCCGCCGGTGATGTACTCGCCTTATCCGTATTACTGA
- a CDS encoding tetratricopeptide repeat protein has translation MDSKQILELATAHHVAGEFGPARKLYESGLAIEPGNANWTYRLGVLDMQCGAYDAALGWLDSALSLVPDNARYHFVRGQVLAGAQEFTAAIAAYRQALALEPEVSVDVLFSLAAAQQSAADYPAAIDTYTSVLALNATHADALNNLGNCHRQQGDAEHAEAAYRRALDAQPGDANALTNLGTLLEALGRLDEALVLLEAAVRAAPASPCGLVNLGVALHRRGDFARAVDLLTSAIEIDPVFPEASYNLANALHALGKKREAVIHYQRAIAQAPAHADAYNNLGIVYQEAGSRVEAANAFVTAIQLRPGFVAALNNAATLMRTLGRFADAEAHLREALAVEPHHSVTHNNLGNVLKDQGRLADGIDSYRRALTCDPCNVVAHSNLAYALTFQAEHSQPLLHECRRWSARHEAPFRGAHQPHSNDPTPSRRLRIGYVSPDFRDHCQTLFTLPLLSHHDHERFEIFCYASVARPDDLTQRVATHADVWRDVRNLDDEQLAQTIRDDRIDILIDLTMHMADGRPLLFARKPAPVQIAWLAYPGTTGIGAIDYRLTDPWLDPAGADTMYSERSIRLPDSFWCYDPLTDTPEVNALPALSNGYPTFGCLNNPCKLSDTTFAMWGSVMREVADARLLLMAPAGAARASLVERLGQQDIAAERIAFTPFRPRADYLRTYHRIDVGLDTFPYNGHTTSLDSYWMGVPVVTRVGETAVGRAGLSQSANLGLRELVADTDAQFVDIAVRLARDLPRLGDIRAGLRARLAASPLMDGARFAVHVEAVYLKVWREWCDQSRRLARSRRERAGGVEAGGEARSLPGVGINRPF, from the coding sequence ATGGACAGCAAGCAGATTCTGGAACTCGCGACAGCACACCACGTCGCGGGCGAGTTCGGTCCCGCGCGCAAGTTGTACGAAAGCGGGCTCGCCATCGAGCCCGGCAACGCGAACTGGACGTACCGCCTCGGCGTGCTCGACATGCAATGCGGTGCGTATGATGCCGCGCTCGGCTGGCTCGACAGCGCGTTGAGCCTGGTTCCCGATAACGCGCGTTATCACTTCGTGCGCGGCCAGGTGCTTGCCGGCGCACAAGAGTTCACGGCCGCGATTGCCGCTTACCGGCAAGCGCTGGCGCTCGAACCGGAGGTATCGGTCGACGTGCTGTTCTCGCTGGCCGCCGCGCAGCAATCCGCTGCCGATTACCCCGCCGCGATCGACACCTACACGTCGGTCCTCGCGCTCAACGCCACGCACGCCGACGCGCTCAACAATCTCGGCAACTGTCATCGTCAACAAGGCGACGCGGAGCACGCGGAAGCCGCATACCGGCGCGCGCTCGACGCGCAGCCCGGCGACGCCAACGCGCTCACCAATCTCGGCACGCTGCTCGAAGCGCTCGGCCGTCTCGACGAAGCGCTCGTGCTGCTCGAAGCGGCGGTGCGGGCCGCGCCGGCGTCGCCGTGCGGACTTGTGAATCTCGGTGTCGCGCTGCATCGACGTGGCGATTTCGCGCGCGCGGTGGACTTGCTGACGAGCGCGATCGAGATCGATCCGGTGTTCCCGGAGGCGTCGTATAACCTCGCCAATGCATTGCACGCGCTCGGCAAAAAGCGCGAAGCAGTGATCCACTATCAACGCGCCATCGCGCAGGCGCCCGCCCATGCGGACGCGTACAACAACCTGGGCATCGTCTATCAGGAAGCCGGTTCGCGTGTCGAAGCCGCCAACGCGTTCGTCACGGCGATTCAACTGCGCCCAGGTTTCGTCGCCGCGCTCAACAATGCCGCGACGCTGATGCGCACGCTCGGCCGTTTCGCCGATGCCGAAGCGCATCTGCGCGAAGCATTGGCCGTCGAGCCGCATCATTCCGTCACGCATAACAATCTCGGCAATGTGCTGAAAGACCAGGGGCGTCTCGCGGATGGCATCGACAGCTATCGTCGCGCGTTGACGTGCGATCCGTGCAACGTCGTCGCGCACAGCAATCTGGCCTACGCGCTGACGTTTCAGGCGGAACACTCACAACCGCTGCTGCACGAATGCCGCCGCTGGTCGGCGCGTCATGAAGCACCGTTTCGCGGCGCGCATCAGCCGCATTCGAACGACCCGACGCCGTCGCGCCGCCTGCGTATCGGCTACGTGTCGCCGGATTTTCGCGATCATTGCCAGACGCTGTTCACGCTGCCGCTGCTGTCGCATCACGATCACGAACGCTTCGAGATTTTCTGTTACGCGAGCGTCGCGCGGCCTGACGATCTGACGCAACGCGTGGCTACTCACGCCGACGTCTGGCGCGACGTGCGCAACCTCGACGACGAACAGCTCGCGCAGACGATCCGCGACGACCGCATCGACATTCTGATCGACCTGACCATGCATATGGCGGATGGCCGTCCGCTGCTGTTCGCGCGCAAACCCGCGCCGGTGCAGATTGCGTGGCTCGCGTATCCGGGGACGACCGGCATCGGCGCGATCGACTATCGCCTGACCGATCCGTGGCTCGATCCGGCTGGCGCCGACACGATGTATAGCGAGCGTTCGATCCGCCTACCGGATTCGTTCTGGTGCTACGACCCGTTGACGGATACGCCGGAGGTCAACGCGTTGCCCGCGCTATCGAACGGTTACCCGACGTTTGGCTGCCTGAACAATCCGTGCAAGCTGAGCGACACGACTTTCGCGATGTGGGGCAGCGTGATGCGCGAAGTGGCCGATGCCCGTCTGCTGCTGATGGCGCCGGCGGGTGCGGCGCGCGCGAGTCTGGTCGAGCGGCTCGGCCAGCAGGACATCGCAGCGGAACGGATCGCTTTCACACCGTTCCGGCCGCGTGCGGACTACCTGCGCACGTATCACCGGATCGACGTGGGCCTCGACACGTTTCCGTATAACGGCCACACGACGAGTCTCGATTCGTACTGGATGGGCGTGCCGGTCGTCACGCGGGTCGGCGAGACGGCCGTGGGGCGCGCGGGCTTGAGCCAGTCGGCCAACCTCGGACTGCGCGAACTGGTTGCGGATACCGACGCGCAGTTCGTCGACATTGCCGTTCGGCTGGCTCGCGATCTGCCGCGTTTGGGCGATATCCGCGCAGGTTTGCGGGCGCGTCTCGCGGCGTCGCCGTTGATGGACGGCGCGCGCTTCGCGGTGCATGTCGAAGCGGTGTACCTCAAGGTCTGGCGGGAGTGGTGCGATCAGTCGCGCCGTCTCGCGCGAAGCAGGCGTGAGCGGGCGGGAGGCGTTGAAGCGGGTGGTGAGGCGCGGTCGCTGCCGGGTGTCGGGATTAATCGCCCGTTTTGA
- the kdsB gene encoding 3-deoxy-manno-octulosonate cytidylyltransferase, whose protein sequence is MTEANATTPPFIAVVPARLASTRLPNKPLADIGGKPMVVRVAERARESGAQQVLIASDAQAVLDAARDHGFEAVLTRADHPSGTDRLAEVAALFGWSDDTIVVNVQGDEPLIDPALVCGVASHLAASHGCAIATAAHPITDPAEIFNPNVVKVVLDARGVALYFSRAPIPWSRDAYQPHWPDVASMPTPPAPAVVYRHIGLYAYRAQFLRTYPTLAISPIEQVEALEQLRAMWHGERIAVRVTDNAPLPGVDTPADLARVQALFGS, encoded by the coding sequence ATGACTGAAGCCAACGCCACCACTCCCCCGTTCATCGCCGTCGTGCCGGCCCGGCTCGCTTCGACGCGCCTGCCCAACAAGCCGCTCGCCGACATCGGCGGCAAGCCGATGGTGGTGCGGGTCGCCGAACGCGCACGCGAATCGGGCGCCCAGCAGGTGCTGATCGCATCAGACGCGCAAGCGGTGCTCGACGCGGCCCGCGACCACGGCTTCGAAGCCGTGCTCACGCGCGCCGATCATCCGTCGGGCACGGACCGTCTCGCCGAGGTCGCCGCGCTGTTCGGCTGGAGCGACGACACGATCGTCGTCAACGTGCAGGGCGACGAACCGCTGATCGATCCGGCGCTGGTGTGCGGCGTTGCGTCGCACCTCGCGGCGAGCCACGGCTGCGCGATCGCCACCGCGGCCCATCCGATCACCGACCCCGCTGAAATCTTCAACCCGAACGTCGTCAAGGTCGTACTCGACGCGCGCGGCGTGGCGTTGTACTTCTCGCGCGCGCCGATTCCCTGGTCGCGCGACGCTTACCAGCCGCACTGGCCGGATGTCGCGTCGATGCCCACGCCGCCGGCCCCCGCGGTCGTCTACCGGCATATCGGGCTGTATGCATATCGTGCGCAATTCCTGCGCACCTACCCCACGCTCGCGATTTCGCCGATCGAGCAGGTCGAGGCGCTCGAACAATTGCGCGCCATGTGGCATGGCGAGCGCATCGCGGTGCGCGTCACCGACAACGCGCCGCTGCCCGGGGTCGACACACCGGCCGATCTCGCACGCGTGCAGGCTTTATTCGGGTCTTGA
- the xseA gene encoding exodeoxyribonuclease VII large subunit — MNPESPFSSSAAPGGEVVVPVSALNRAIGTMLERSFPLVWVAGEVSNFTRAASGHWYFSIKDAQAQMRCVMFRGRAQYAEFTPREGDRIEVRALVTMYEPRGELQLNVEAVRRTGQGRLYEAFLRLKAQLEAEGLFAAERKRALPSHPRAIGIVTSLQAAALRDVLTTLSRRAPHIPVIVYPAPVQGVGVSAKLAAMVDAANARREVDVLIVCRGGGSIEDLWAFNEEVLARAIAESAIPVVSGVGHETDFTIADFAADVRAPTPTGAAELVSPQRVLLLRDLDQRRATLARGFGRMMERRAQQLDWLARRLVSPAERLARQRTHLQQLSVRLASAGARPVRDARARFSLSQMRWQRWRPDLAAHQAKLGNLTQRLDAALLRQHERQSAKIGTLAARLEVLSPQRTLERGYAAVLDAQNGRAVRAPSSLKPGRRLTVHLAEGSADIAIADVQARLSDDF; from the coding sequence ATGAATCCCGAAAGCCCTTTTTCTTCGTCCGCTGCGCCCGGCGGTGAGGTCGTCGTTCCCGTTTCCGCGCTCAATCGCGCGATCGGCACGATGCTCGAACGCTCGTTTCCGCTCGTCTGGGTGGCGGGCGAAGTGTCGAACTTCACGCGTGCCGCGAGCGGTCACTGGTACTTCTCGATCAAGGACGCGCAAGCGCAGATGCGTTGCGTGATGTTCCGCGGCCGCGCGCAATACGCCGAGTTCACGCCGCGTGAAGGCGACCGTATCGAAGTGCGCGCCCTTGTGACGATGTACGAGCCGCGCGGCGAGTTGCAACTGAATGTGGAAGCGGTGCGGCGTACCGGACAAGGGCGGCTTTATGAAGCGTTCTTGCGTTTGAAAGCGCAGCTCGAAGCGGAAGGGCTCTTTGCCGCTGAACGCAAACGCGCGCTGCCGTCGCATCCGCGCGCGATTGGCATTGTCACGTCGCTACAGGCCGCTGCGTTGCGTGACGTGCTGACCACGCTGTCGCGCCGCGCGCCGCATATTCCGGTGATCGTCTATCCGGCGCCGGTGCAGGGCGTGGGCGTCAGCGCCAAACTCGCGGCAATGGTCGACGCCGCCAATGCGCGCCGCGAAGTCGACGTGCTGATCGTGTGCCGCGGCGGTGGCTCGATCGAAGACCTGTGGGCCTTCAACGAAGAAGTGCTGGCCCGCGCGATCGCCGAAAGCGCGATCCCGGTGGTGAGCGGCGTCGGTCACGAAACCGATTTCACGATCGCCGATTTCGCCGCCGACGTCCGCGCGCCGACCCCAACCGGCGCCGCCGAACTCGTCAGCCCGCAACGTGTGCTGTTGCTGCGCGACCTCGATCAGCGGCGCGCCACGCTCGCGCGCGGCTTCGGCCGCATGATGGAGCGGCGCGCCCAGCAACTCGACTGGCTGGCGCGCCGGCTGGTGTCGCCGGCCGAACGTCTGGCGCGGCAACGCACGCATTTGCAGCAGTTGAGCGTGCGGCTCGCGTCGGCGGGCGCGCGTCCGGTGCGCGATGCGCGAGCGCGGTTTTCGCTGTCGCAGATGCGCTGGCAGCGCTGGCGTCCCGATCTCGCCGCGCATCAGGCGAAGCTGGGCAATCTCACGCAACGTCTGGACGCGGCATTGTTACGCCAGCATGAACGTCAGAGCGCGAAGATCGGCACGCTGGCCGCGCGGCTCGAAGTGCTGAGCCCGCAGCGCACGCTGGAGCGCGGCTATGCAGCGGTGCTCGACGCGCAGAACGGTCGCGCGGTGCGCGCACCGTCGTCGTTGAAGCCGGGGCGGCGTCTCACCGTGCATCTCGCGGAAGGGTCCGCGGATATCGCAATCGCCGACGTGCAAGCCCGTCTCTCCGACGATTTCTGA
- a CDS encoding 3-hydroxyacyl-CoA dehydrogenase, producing the protein MEIHDNVFLITGGASGLGAATARLFVENGGKVVLADLNEAAGQALAQELGGVFVKCDVSREDDATQAVEAATKLGTLRGLINCAGVAPAVKTVGKDGPHPLESFSRTISINLIGTFNMVRLAAAAMSKNEPNANGERGVIVNTASVAAFDGQIGQAAYAASKAGVAGMTLPIARDLSRNAIRVMTIAPGIFETPMLLGMPQEVQDALGAMVPFPPRLGKPIEYAMLAKQIFDNPMLNGEVIRLDGAIRMQPK; encoded by the coding sequence ATGGAGATTCATGACAACGTATTCCTGATCACCGGTGGTGCATCGGGTCTCGGCGCCGCAACGGCTCGCCTGTTCGTCGAAAACGGCGGGAAGGTGGTGCTCGCCGACCTGAACGAAGCGGCCGGCCAGGCGCTCGCGCAGGAACTCGGCGGCGTGTTCGTCAAATGCGATGTGAGCCGCGAAGACGACGCAACGCAAGCCGTCGAAGCCGCCACGAAGCTCGGCACGCTGCGCGGCCTGATCAATTGCGCGGGTGTCGCGCCGGCCGTCAAGACGGTGGGCAAAGATGGCCCGCATCCGCTCGAGTCGTTCTCGCGCACCATCTCGATCAACCTGATCGGCACCTTCAACATGGTCCGGCTCGCGGCCGCAGCCATGTCGAAAAACGAACCGAACGCGAATGGCGAGCGTGGCGTGATCGTCAACACGGCGTCGGTGGCGGCATTCGACGGGCAAATCGGCCAGGCGGCCTATGCGGCGTCGAAAGCTGGCGTAGCCGGCATGACGCTGCCGATCGCCCGCGACCTGTCGCGCAACGCGATCCGTGTGATGACAATCGCGCCGGGCATCTTCGAAACGCCGATGTTGCTCGGCATGCCGCAGGAAGTGCAGGACGCCCTCGGCGCGATGGTGCCGTTCCCCCCGCGCCTCGGCAAGCCGATCGAATACGCGATGCTGGCCAAGCAGATTTTCGACAATCCGATGCTCAATGGCGAAGTGATTCGTCTGGACGGCGCGATCCGGATGCAGCCGAAGTAA
- the sodB gene encoding superoxide dismutase [Fe], which produces MEHTLPPLPFAKNALVPHMSEETLEFHYGKHHQTYVTNLNNLIKGTEFENLSLEEIVKKATGGLFNNAAQVWNHTFFWNSLSPQGGGAPTGALADAINAKWGSFDKFKEEFAKTAVGTFGSGWAWLVKKADGSLDLVSTSNAATPLTTDAKALLTIDVWEHAYYIDYRNARPKFVEAFWNIANWEFASKNFA; this is translated from the coding sequence ATGGAACATACGCTCCCGCCGCTGCCGTTCGCGAAAAACGCACTCGTCCCGCATATGTCGGAAGAGACGCTCGAGTTCCACTACGGCAAGCATCACCAGACCTATGTGACCAACCTGAACAATCTGATCAAGGGCACGGAGTTCGAGAACCTGTCGCTCGAAGAGATCGTCAAGAAGGCAACGGGTGGCCTGTTCAACAACGCCGCCCAAGTGTGGAACCACACGTTCTTCTGGAACAGCCTGTCGCCGCAAGGTGGTGGTGCTCCGACCGGCGCACTGGCCGACGCGATCAACGCCAAGTGGGGTTCGTTCGACAAGTTCAAGGAAGAGTTCGCTAAAACCGCAGTCGGCACGTTCGGCTCGGGTTGGGCATGGCTGGTGAAGAAGGCTGACGGTTCGCTCGACCTCGTGTCGACCAGCAACGCCGCTACGCCGCTGACCACCGACGCGAAGGCACTGCTGACGATCGACGTGTGGGAACACGCGTATTACATCGACTACCGCAATGCGCGTCCGAAGTTCGTCGAAGCATTCTGGAACATCGCCAACTGGGAATTCGCGTCGAAGAACTTCGCGTGA
- the lpxK gene encoding tetraacyldisaccharide 4'-kinase translates to MSDFNDRLEARLAREWQQRGPLAWALTPFACVFGVIAAARRAAFSLGWLKSVRIGVPVVVVGNVTVGGTGKTPTVIALVEALRAAGFKPGVVSRGYGARVKAPTPVTPASAASVGGDEPLLIARRTGAPVWVCPDRVAAAQALCAAHREVDVIVSDDGLQHYRLKRDAELVVFDHRLGGNGFLLPAGPLREPLSRRRDATLVNDPYARTLPAWPNTFALPLAPADAWHLDNPALRRPLAQFSGERVLAAAGIGAPERFFATLRAAGLTPATRALPDHYAFERNPFTDVDADTILITEKDAVKLGSWHDARIWVVPVEAALDHRLIALVVEKVRGRSPA, encoded by the coding sequence ATGAGCGACTTCAACGACCGTCTCGAAGCACGCCTCGCGCGCGAATGGCAGCAGCGCGGCCCGCTCGCCTGGGCGTTGACGCCCTTCGCCTGCGTGTTCGGCGTGATCGCCGCCGCGCGCCGCGCCGCGTTTTCCCTCGGCTGGCTCAAATCCGTGCGCATCGGCGTGCCCGTGGTGGTGGTCGGCAATGTGACCGTCGGCGGCACCGGCAAGACGCCGACCGTGATCGCGCTGGTGGAAGCGTTACGCGCCGCGGGCTTCAAACCCGGCGTGGTGTCGCGCGGCTACGGCGCGCGCGTGAAAGCGCCGACGCCGGTCACGCCCGCCTCGGCGGCGAGCGTCGGCGGCGACGAACCGTTGCTGATCGCGCGCCGCACCGGTGCGCCGGTGTGGGTCTGTCCAGACCGCGTGGCCGCCGCGCAGGCGCTGTGCGCCGCACATCGCGAAGTCGACGTGATCGTCAGCGACGACGGCTTGCAGCATTACCGCCTGAAGCGCGACGCCGAACTCGTGGTGTTCGACCACCGGCTCGGCGGCAACGGGTTTCTGCTGCCGGCCGGTCCGCTGCGCGAACCGCTGTCGCGCCGTCGCGATGCGACGCTCGTCAACGATCCGTATGCGCGCACCTTGCCCGCGTGGCCGAACACCTTCGCGCTGCCGCTCGCCCCCGCCGACGCCTGGCACCTCGACAATCCCGCGCTGCGTCGTCCGCTCGCGCAATTCAGCGGCGAGCGCGTGCTAGCCGCGGCCGGCATCGGCGCACCCGAGCGCTTTTTCGCGACGCTGCGTGCCGCCGGTCTCACGCCGGCCACCCGCGCGCTGCCCGATCACTACGCGTTCGAGCGCAATCCGTTTACCGATGTGGACGCCGACACGATCCTGATAACGGAAAAGGATGCGGTAAAATTAGGGTCCTGGCACGACGCGCGCATCTGGGTTGTCCCGGTCGAAGCCGCGCTCGATCATCGCCTCATTGCATTAGTTGTGGAGAAAGTCCGTGGACGCTCGCCTGCTTGA
- a CDS encoding SirB1 family protein, whose translation MTRVLDYFSTLVAEDDSLPLTEAALSLAQDAYPDLDLQGTLAEIDELVVRLQRRMPDDADIRQKVGILNRFFFRELGFARNLNDYEDPDNSHLNAVLKRRRGIPISLAVLYLEMAEQIGIPARGVSFPGHFLLRVTTPDGDVMLDPTNGHSLSESQMVEMLEPYVASASDSVSRALRMLLQPATRREIIARMLRNLKSTYLQTERWQRLLAVQQRLVILLPNSIEEVRDRGFAYARLDYLRPALEDLERYLGDCPDAEDATVVESQLHELRQRTQHNDGD comes from the coding sequence ATGACGCGAGTTCTCGACTATTTCAGCACGCTCGTCGCGGAAGACGACAGCCTGCCGCTCACCGAGGCGGCGCTCTCGCTAGCGCAGGACGCTTATCCGGACCTCGATCTGCAAGGCACGCTGGCCGAGATCGATGAGTTGGTGGTGCGCCTGCAGCGCCGCATGCCGGACGACGCCGACATCCGGCAGAAGGTCGGCATTCTGAATCGCTTTTTCTTCCGCGAACTGGGTTTCGCCCGAAACCTCAACGATTACGAAGACCCCGACAACAGCCATCTGAACGCGGTGCTCAAGCGTCGCCGCGGCATTCCGATTTCGCTCGCGGTGCTGTATCTGGAAATGGCTGAGCAGATCGGTATTCCGGCGCGCGGCGTGTCGTTTCCGGGGCACTTTCTGCTGCGCGTCACCACGCCCGACGGCGACGTGATGCTCGATCCGACCAACGGACATTCGCTGTCCGAGTCGCAGATGGTGGAGATGCTGGAGCCGTATGTGGCGTCGGCCAGCGACTCGGTGAGCCGCGCGTTGCGTATGCTGCTGCAACCGGCCACGCGGCGCGAGATCATCGCGCGAATGCTGCGCAATCTGAAGTCCACGTATCTTCAGACGGAACGTTGGCAGCGGCTGCTGGCGGTGCAGCAGCGTCTGGTGATCCTGTTGCCGAATAGTATCGAAGAGGTGCGGGATCGCGGCTTCGCTTATGCACGGCTCGATTATTTGCGTCCCGCGCTCGAAGACCTTGAACGTTATCTCGGCGATTGTCCGGATGCCGAGGACGCAACCGTGGTCGAATCGCAATTGCATGAGTTGCGGCAACGCACGCAGCACAACGACGGCGACTAG
- a CDS encoding Trm112 family protein gives MDARLLEILVCPICKGPLSYDRAAQELICNADKLAYPIRDGIPVMLVDEARQTVEGTPVDLNPGSVA, from the coding sequence GTGGACGCTCGCCTGCTTGAAATTCTCGTCTGCCCGATCTGCAAGGGCCCGCTCAGCTACGACCGCGCCGCGCAGGAACTGATCTGCAACGCGGACAAGCTGGCTTATCCGATTCGCGACGGCATTCCCGTCATGCTGGTCGACGAAGCACGGCAGACCGTGGAAGGCACGCCGGTCGATCTGAATCCGGGCTCGGTGGCGTAA